One Brevinematia bacterium genomic window, ATAAAAAGGGCCATAAGTGATGCCAGAAGTACTATTAGAACAACTAATCTAGTGTTTGTTGATTTGAGTACTTCAGGGTTCTTAATTACAAAAAACCAAGTTATTGCCTGTAGTACCAGAAATGATACATACCCAACCAATGCTTCTGTCATAAACTATCTCCTTTTTATTAGTATGTATGTTATGTCATCAGTTTGCTTAGAGTTTAAAGTGAAGTTCTGGATATCTTGGTTTATGTTATTTGCTATTTCGCTTGAAGATAGTTTGGAAGATTCTAGCAATATCTTTTCCAGTCTATCTGTGTTTTGGTATTCAACGTTTTGAGAGTTTCTTGCTTCTACAAGGCCATCGGAGGCTATAAGTAGTATATCGTTTTCTTTCAGTTGGATTTTAGTGCTTTCATACTCTGGTAAATCTATTATACCTAGAATAGGAAGATTCGGGGGAAAAGTTTTTATTTCGTTGTCTCTTACCAGCATAGGTTTTGGCATAGCGCAGTTTATGAATTCAATTGTGCTATTTTCAGTGTGGTATCTTCCAACAAATAATGTTGTATACTTTCCCTCAAATTCCAAATCTTTTATGACTCTATCAACTTCGTATACAAGTTCTTTAAGAGAGTTTTCCTTGTTTATCTTTATTGCATTTACTATAACAGCCATAAGAAGTGAAGCATTTAGTCCCTTACCTGAAACATCTCCTATTGCAAATAGGTATTCTTTTCCATCGCCGGTGGGCAATATGTAGTAGTAATCTCCACTTACGTTTACAAGTGGTTTAAAGAAAACACTTACATCCAAACCTTCTATTTCAGGTATTTTTTCTGGTAAAAAGAACCTTTGAACTTGTGATAGTAGTTCCCACTCGTGTGTAAGTGCTGATACTTCAAACATTTTCTCAACTATGTTTCTCCTAGCTACGAAATCTTTTAATCTGTCATATATACTTTCTATTATTCCTTTATTTACTAAGGGAAAATACTTTGAAACGATGTATATTGTTATATCATCACTGGTTATAGAGACACCTACTTCATACTTTGGCTTATCACTGAAGAGTTGGTCATAAGTTATAAACTTTATTCCTTCAGGTTTTTCAATAGATATTATGTTTCTTACAACAGTTTCATTCTCTAGTAGTCTAGAGGGGGTTTTGTATATTACTTTGCCTCTCTCCTCTAGTATTACCAAAAATCCTGCTTCTATTTCAAGGTATTTCCTTATATTTTCTACTAATCCATCGTTTGTTATTGTTAACTCTAGGTAATTTGAGAAATTGGATACAGGTTCATTC contains:
- a CDS encoding PP2C family protein-serine/threonine phosphatase; translation: MRSFKLLKYISLGISTLLVFSVFYIIFNFTKNLNTIQFIIINGLSITVLYFTFNYLSSTIYRISSGFILKNRWNEPVSNFSNYLELTITNDGLVENIRKYLEIEAGFLVILEERGKVIYKTPSRLLENETVVRNIISIEKPEGIKFITYDQLFSDKPKYEVGVSITSDDITIYIVSKYFPLVNKGIIESIYDRLKDFVARRNIVEKMFEVSALTHEWELLSQVQRFFLPEKIPEIEGLDVSVFFKPLVNVSGDYYYILPTGDGKEYLFAIGDVSGKGLNASLLMAVIVNAIKINKENSLKELVYEVDRVIKDLEFEGKYTTLFVGRYHTENSTIEFINCAMPKPMLVRDNEIKTFPPNLPILGIIDLPEYESTKIQLKENDILLIASDGLVEARNSQNVEYQNTDRLEKILLESSKLSSSEIANNINQDIQNFTLNSKQTDDITYILIKRR